One part of the Cyprinus carpio isolate SPL01 chromosome B12, ASM1834038v1, whole genome shotgun sequence genome encodes these proteins:
- the LOC109100107 gene encoding protein phosphatase 1 regulatory subunit 3C-B-like isoform X1, which produces MNCTRVLQILNPRPMPSPIMPVDVAMRICLAHSPPLRSFLSSYEDCKSRILLSQYKPLRSCISTKTDVDTDNIGWKRPETKNKKKVVFADSKGMSLTAVHVFKELEEDPMLDLQFELSDLEDAIVGLKVEKEKNLILDFPQPAADYLDFRNRLKKSLVCLENCIIQERSLTGTVKVSNVSFEKMVHVRITFDSWKSYTDIPCTYMNNVYGCEDVDTFSFSIDLPSFVPPHEQVEFCISYKTHDTTYWDNNEGKNYKLVHAENDPSQTSVTQQTATEFKNQGKRPEMDFDQFGSPRTSNGFFPEWQSWGHIENNTPYW; this is translated from the coding sequence GGTTCTGCAGATACTGAACCCCAGGCCAATGCCAAGTCCAATTATGCCTGTGGATGTGGCAATGAGAATTTGTCTGGCACATTCGCCTCCTCTTCGCAGTTTCCTCAGTTCATATGAGGACTGCAAGTCCAGGATCTTACTCAGCCAGTACAAACCTCTGAGATCCTGCATCAGCACCAAGACAGATGTGGACACTGATAACATAGGATGGAAGAGACCCGagaccaaaaacaaaaagaaagtggTTTTTGCTGATTCCAAAGGCATGTCTCTGACAGCAGTCCATGTATTCAAGGAACTCGAAGAAGACCCCATGTTAGACCTGCAGTTCGAATTATCAGACTTGGAGGACGCCATTGTGGGTCTGAAAGTGGAGAAGGAGAAGAATTTGATTTTGGATTTCCCTCAGCCTGCTGCAGACTATTTGGACTTTCGGAACCGTTTGAAGAAGAGCCTGGTATGCTTGGAAAACTGTATAATTCAAGAGAGATCGCTCACCGGCACAGTCAAAGTGAGCAACGTAAGCTTTGAGAAAATGGTCCATGTGCGAATAACATTTGATTCATGGAAAAGCTACACTGATATTCCTTGTACATACATGAATAATGTTTATGGTTGCGAGGACGTAGACACGTTCTCGTTTTCCATCGACCTTCCAAGTTTTGTGCCCCCACATGAGCAGGTGGAGTTCTGCATATCCTACAAAACTCATGATACCACATACTGGGACAATAACGAAGGGAAAAATTACAAGTTAGTACATGCAGAGAACGACCCCAGCCAGACCAGTGTAACCCAACAGACGGCAACAGAGTTCAAGAATCAAGGCAAACGCCCAGAGATGGATTTTGATCAATTTGGGAGCCCGAGAACATCTAATGGATTCTTCCCCGAGTGGCAGAGTTGGGGTCATATTGAGAACAACACCCCCTACTGGTGA
- the LOC109100107 gene encoding protein phosphatase 1 regulatory subunit 3C-B-like isoform X2 — protein sequence MPSPIMPVDVAMRICLAHSPPLRSFLSSYEDCKSRILLSQYKPLRSCISTKTDVDTDNIGWKRPETKNKKKVVFADSKGMSLTAVHVFKELEEDPMLDLQFELSDLEDAIVGLKVEKEKNLILDFPQPAADYLDFRNRLKKSLVCLENCIIQERSLTGTVKVSNVSFEKMVHVRITFDSWKSYTDIPCTYMNNVYGCEDVDTFSFSIDLPSFVPPHEQVEFCISYKTHDTTYWDNNEGKNYKLVHAENDPSQTSVTQQTATEFKNQGKRPEMDFDQFGSPRTSNGFFPEWQSWGHIENNTPYW from the coding sequence ATGCCAAGTCCAATTATGCCTGTGGATGTGGCAATGAGAATTTGTCTGGCACATTCGCCTCCTCTTCGCAGTTTCCTCAGTTCATATGAGGACTGCAAGTCCAGGATCTTACTCAGCCAGTACAAACCTCTGAGATCCTGCATCAGCACCAAGACAGATGTGGACACTGATAACATAGGATGGAAGAGACCCGagaccaaaaacaaaaagaaagtggTTTTTGCTGATTCCAAAGGCATGTCTCTGACAGCAGTCCATGTATTCAAGGAACTCGAAGAAGACCCCATGTTAGACCTGCAGTTCGAATTATCAGACTTGGAGGACGCCATTGTGGGTCTGAAAGTGGAGAAGGAGAAGAATTTGATTTTGGATTTCCCTCAGCCTGCTGCAGACTATTTGGACTTTCGGAACCGTTTGAAGAAGAGCCTGGTATGCTTGGAAAACTGTATAATTCAAGAGAGATCGCTCACCGGCACAGTCAAAGTGAGCAACGTAAGCTTTGAGAAAATGGTCCATGTGCGAATAACATTTGATTCATGGAAAAGCTACACTGATATTCCTTGTACATACATGAATAATGTTTATGGTTGCGAGGACGTAGACACGTTCTCGTTTTCCATCGACCTTCCAAGTTTTGTGCCCCCACATGAGCAGGTGGAGTTCTGCATATCCTACAAAACTCATGATACCACATACTGGGACAATAACGAAGGGAAAAATTACAAGTTAGTACATGCAGAGAACGACCCCAGCCAGACCAGTGTAACCCAACAGACGGCAACAGAGTTCAAGAATCAAGGCAAACGCCCAGAGATGGATTTTGATCAATTTGGGAGCCCGAGAACATCTAATGGATTCTTCCCCGAGTGGCAGAGTTGGGGTCATATTGAGAACAACACCCCCTACTGGTGA